The Gambusia affinis linkage group LG11, SWU_Gaff_1.0, whole genome shotgun sequence genome contains a region encoding:
- the LOC122839723 gene encoding heat shock 70 kDa protein 12A-like: MENSYIIAIDFGTAYSGYVFNITPSYLEPDPKIKMWGKEIGLDTPKTPTCILFDESEKFVAFGYQATETYNRMGGEDGKKHYFFQNFKMALYSEELRRDMKIKAANGKEMTALKVFTEALKFLKDDALKTISANAAGMVLLASDFIWVLTVPAIWDQSAKQFMREAAMQAGIVEEGSEENLVMALEPEAASIWCKKLPSDGFISEKHNGTPLDQRQGSQYIVVDCGGGTIDITVHEVLHGGALKELHKASGNDLGGQTVDRKFKEFLREIFCDGVWDEYEEKYPSEVQKLMYDFTRLKQVDEDVQFICPFNLGQVAQKKKDLEKFFESVKGASWNEGSIKISKEKMKYFFEESLQGITRNLRIILDKNFKIEYILLVGGLANSQILHQYIIDQFSDTCRILCPFRAQEAIMRGAVEFGRDPSWVASRKSPYTYGVALCEPFDELKHKPEKKFMIGREKWCCDRFITLVRVREDVWWDEIREHILRPVDKYQTRMEMRFYRTERNFPKYVDDLGVEEAGSFDVEMPNISGGRERLVKLEIRFGSTEITATATDMTSGSKGLIKFDFIRTDDPRCVEPSLYYSPDGKTPPE, translated from the exons ATGGAAAACTCATACATAATAGCAATAGACTTTGGAACTGCATACAGCGGGTATGTCTTCAATATCACACCTAGTTATCTAGAGCCAGACCCCAAGATAAAGATGTGGGGAAAAGAAATTGGACTGGACACTCCAAAGACTCCAACCTGCATCTTGTTTGATGAATCTGAAAAATTTGTGGCTTTTGGTTATCAAGCCACAGAAACATACAACCGCATGGGAGGGGAAGATGGAAAGAAACActatttctttcaaaattttaaGATGGCTCTCTACAGCGAG GAACTTAGAAGGGATATGAAGATCAAAGCAGCCAATGGGAAGGAAATGACGGCCCTGAAGGTTTTTACAGAGGCTTTGAAATTTCTGAAGGACGACGCTTTAAAAACCATTAGTGCCAATGCAGCAGGGATGGTACTCTTGGCCTCTGACTTCATCTGGGTCCTGACTGTTCCTGCCATCTGGGATCAGTCAGCAAAACAGTTCATGAGAGAAGCTGCAATGCAG GCAGGTATTGTGGAAGAGGGATCTGAGGAAAACCTGGTGATGGCACTGGAACCAGAAGCTGCTTCCATCTGGTGTAAGAAGCTTCCATCAGATGGATTcatctcagaaaaacacaacggCACTCCTTTGGATCAACGTCAAGGCTCTCAGTACATTGTTGTTGACTGTGGAG gagGAACCATTGACATCACTGTTCATGAAGTCCTACATGGAGGAGCCTTAAAGGAGCTGCACAAAGCCTCTGGAAACGATTTGGGAGGACAAACTGTGGACAGAAAGTTTAAAGAGTTCCTCAGAGAAATATTCTGTGACGGAGTCTGGGAtgaatatgaagaaaaatatcCCAGTGAGGTTCAGAAGTTGATGTATGATTTTACCCGTCTCAAACAGGTAGATGAAGATGTTCAGTTCATCTGTCCATTCAATCTGGGACAAGTAgctcagaaaaagaaagacttaGAGAAGTTCTTTGAGTCTGTGAAAGGTGCGTCGTGGAACGAGGGATCAATAAaaatttccaaagaaaaaatgaaatatttctttgagGAGAGTCTGCAGGGCATCACCAGGAATCTTAGAATAATCCTtgataaaaatttcaaaattgaGTACATTTTGTTAGTTGGGGGTTTAGCTAATAGCCAGATTCTGCATCAGTACATTATTGATCAGTTTAGTGATACCTGTAGGATTCTGTGTCCTTTCAGAGCTCAGGAAGCAATCATGAGAGGAGCTGTTGAGTTTGGAAGAGACCCATCCTGGGTTGCATCTCGAAAAAGCCCCTACACATATGGAGTGGCCCTCTGTGAGCCCTTTGATGAGCTCAAACATAAGCCAGAAAAGAAATTCATGATTGGCAGGGAGAAATGGTGCTGTGATAGGTTCATAACCTTGGTGCGTGTACGTGAAGATGTCTGGTGGGATGAGATTAGAGAACACATCCTTCGTCCAGTAGACAAGTATCAGACAAGGATGGAGATGAGATTTTATCGCACAGAAAGGAACTTTCCTAAGTATGTTGATGACTTGGGAGTTGAGGAAGCTGGTTCATTTGATGTTGAAATGCCTAACATTAGTGGAGGTAGAGAGCGTCTGGTGAAGTTGGAAATCAGGTTTGGTTCCACAGAGATAACAGCTACAGCCACAGACATGACTTCTGGTTCAAAAGGGTTAATCAAGTTTGACTTTATTAGGACAGATGATCCAAGGTGTGTTGAGCCTTCTTTATATTACTCTCCAGATGGAAAAACACCACCAGAATGA